Below is a genomic region from Streptomyces ferrugineus.
CGAACGCCTCGCCGCGGCCGTGGAGAAGTCGAAGAAGCTCGACGCGTAGCCCAGGAGGTGCCGTCCCACGCCCCGGCACCGGCCCCGCCCGAGCGGCGACCGAACTCGGCGACGTCCAGGAGACGTTGCTCATCCCGCTCTACGCATGTGCGGTGGAGATGGTCGACGCGATCGCATACGACTTCAGCCGGTTCGACGGTGCCAAGAGCCTGCTCGGCGCGAATCCGCGGACGCTGCGGTTCGACGCCTGGATCGCCGGCTTCCTCCGGCAGCACCCCTCGGGCACAGTCGTGGAGATCGGCACCGGCATCAGCACCCGGTTCGAACGGCTCGACAACGGCACGGTGCACTGGAGGCACATGCTCGCCGCCTCGGTCACCGACCCGGCCTGGATCGACGAGGCCCGGCGGAACTGGACCACCGGCACCCGGGCGTCCAGTTGGCCGACTCCCGCACCTCCCCCGCTGGCCCGCCCCCGTGGCAGGCCGGCTCAACCCGGCGTATCGCCTCACGCTGCGCACCGCGTCGGTACTGCGAGGTCTGGCTTGCTGAATCCCGGTCGGCCCGCGGTGCGGCGATCGGTCGACCAGAAACAGCGGCCCGCTGGTGCGGCGGTACGACGACTCCGGCGCTCAACTCGGCCCGCCGCCAACCAAGTTGTCGCCAAGCGCAACCTGGCAGACTCCCCGGTCTCGATCCGCAGCCGTGGCCCTGCGGCCGGGGCCGGCAGAGGCCACCCGGCGGGGTCCGGGCCAGGTGCAAGATCTCCGCTCACGCGTTGAAGGGTCTTGCCGTGGACAGGTTCGAGCAGAATGAGAAGGCGCCGGTAACCGGGGGCATCTGCCTGCTGACCGCCGTCAGCCCGCGCAGGGATGAAGGCAACAGCCCGACCGGGATCGTCGGCCGGTGCCTGGCACGACAACTCCTCGCCATGGGCCGGCATGTGCGGGTGATGGCCGAGACGGACCAGTGCGGTGGCTGGCCCGACACGGTCGAAGTCGTGGAAGCGTCCATCACCCGGCCGCTGGAGTGTGCCCGGGCCTTCGACGGTGTCGGGGCCGTGTTCCTCGCCGGTGCCCGTGCGTCGACGGTCCAGGACGCCCTCACTCTGGCGCGGGAAGCCTCCGTCGGCAAAGTCGTCTTGTTGTCGTCTCACGGGCCGGAGTACGAAGAGGCGAATCCGCCGGAGCACTCGGGTCTCGCCTGGACGCACATCCGGCCGTCGGCGGTGATGGGTGCCGTCCTCGAGGGCACCTACCCGGCGACAGGTTCGGACTGGCCTGACACCGTTCGCGCCGACGGGGTGGTCCGGGAGGCTTTCCTCAACCAGGGCCACTACCCCTTCATTCATGAGGAGGACCTCGCCGCTGTCGTGGCTGCGGCCCTGATCAGCGATGACTACACCGGGACGGTCGTCGAGGCCGTGGGCCCGCCGCTGAGCACACGCTCACGGGTACGGAGCATCGCCACCGCTCTCGGCCGCGACATCGACACGGTCGATCTGGCACCGGACCAGAGCCGGGCGATCTGGCGACGTCTTGGTTGGCCAGATGGTGCGATCGACGTGACGCTGTACGCACTCGAAGAGTACGGCGCCCACTTCGCCGAACTCGTTCAGTGGACACTCGACCAGCGGCCGTCCGTGCAGGACATCATCGGCCGCCCCCTGCGCACCTACGACGACTGGGTGAGCGAGAACGTCGACTCGTTTCGCTGACCTCGGCCCGCTGAGCACGATCTCCCGCCAGGGCCGTGCACTGTTCAAGGTCGCTGACGAGGCGGGGCGGCCGCTGCGTATCGGGAAACGGCCGTGGCCGACGCCGTCTCCCGCTTCCCGGCCCGCCCCCGACCCAGGGCCTTGGCCCTTGGCCCTTGGCCCTCACCGCGACGCCACCGGCGGTTCCGGCCGGGCAACGCGCAGATGCGGGGCCACGCTGCGGAGCTTCTCGCAGGTCTCCTCCCATTCGCGTTCCGGTGTCGACTGGCCCATCACCCCGGCGCCCGCGCGCAGCCAACTGCGCCCGTTCCGCTGGAAGACCGTGCGCAGGACGAGCGCGGCGTCGAGGTCGCCGTCGGCGTCAGCGGTGAACACGGCGCCGGCGTACAACCCGCGGGGTTCGCCCTCGTATCGGCCGATGGCCCGCAGGGCTCCCGGCTTCGGGCAGCCGGTGGCCGTGATCGCCGGGAAGAGTGCAGCGAAGGCCGCCCAGGGGCTCCGGTCGTCGGCGAGGCGTCCGGTGACGCGCGAGGCGAGGTGCTGCACCGATCCGCGCTCGCGGACCGTCATGAACTCCTCGACCACGACCGCGTCCCGGCCGCAGACCTCGCTCACTTCGTCGACGGCGAGGCGTACCGAGAGGGCGTGCTCGTGGATCTCCTTGGGGTCGCCGAGCAGGTCGGCGCGCAGGCGGGCGGTCTCGCCGGGGTCCGTCGCGAGGGCCCGGGTGCCGGCCAGCGGCTGGGTGGAGACGCGACGGCTGCTCCCGTCCACCTCGACGACCGTCTCGGGGCTGAAGCCGGCGGCCCGCCACCCGCCCAGGTCCAGCAGGAAGGAGCGGGCGGGAGTGTTGGCCCTGCGGCCCGCCAGGTAGGTGGCGGCGAGGTCGGGGCTGAGGTGCTCCGGCAGCGGCAGGGGACGCGAGAGGACGGCCTTCTGCAGGTGTCCCGCCCGGATGTCGGCCACGGTGCGGGCGACGGCGTTCTGATAGGAGCCGGTTCCGAAGCCGACAAGCCCCTCGGCGTCGGCGGGGCTCTCCCCCGCCTCCTCCGCAGGGCGGGAGAGCGCTTTGGCGATCAGAGGTACGTGTTCGGGGTCGGCCGTGCGGATGCGTGCCGTGCCCGGAGTCAGTTCGACCTCGGTGACCGGCAGCATGAGATGGAGCAGCGGGTCTTGTCCCGGGTCACCGGTGTCCGAGTGCAGCAGATGGGCCAGCTCGAAGGCGGCCCAGCCGTACGCCCGCCAGTCGCGGTGCGGCAGATGCGCGAGGGCCGCGGCGATCTGCTCCAACGGCGCCTGGTGGTCCAGGGGTTGGGTCAGCGATCGGCTCCCGCAATGGGCGGTCACCTGGTGGGCGTCCAGCGTGACGGTCGCGGCCGGTCCGGCAGCGTACGTCCATGCCCCGGCGCGCTCGTAGACCACGTACTCGCCGCCGAGGCCCGCTCGGGCGAGCCGCACCGCCGCCTCCGCCGGATCGTGCGGCGCCTCGACGATCTGCGCGGGCCCCGGCGCGGGCAGGGCGTCCGCCCAGGAGCTCCAGGTACCGGTCATGCGCGGGGACTTCCTTTCAGCTCTCGGGCCAGTTCTGTCAGTGCCTTCTTGTCGGTCTTGCCGACCGCCGTCACCGGCAGTGCCTCCAGGGCCTCCACACGGTCGGGGATCTTGTACGGCGCAAGACCGCGCTCCCGGAGGAAGGCGGCCAGCTCGCCACGGCCGGGAGCGTCGGCTCCGGGCGCGGGCACGACGAACGCGCAGGTGCGCTCGCCGAGCAGGTCGTCGGGTACGGGGACGACGGCGGTGTCCAGCACCGCGGGATGGTGGACGAGTTGTTCCTCGACCTCGGCGGCGGCCACCTTGTCCCCGCCCCGGTTGATCTGTTCCTTGACCCGGCCCTCGACGACGAGATGACCGGTGGGCGTACGCCGTACCAGGTCGCCGGTCCGGTAGTAGCCGTCGGCGGTGAACGCGGTGGCGTTGTGTTCGCCCGCCCGGTAGTAGCCGCGCAGCGTGTAGGGGCCGCGCGTGAGGAGCCGTCCGGTGGCGCCGGGCGGGACGTCGCGGTCGTACTCGTCGACGACGCGGATCTCGTCGTCGGGTGACAGGGGCCGCCCCTGGGTGTGCAGGACGATCTCCTCGGGGGCGTCCGGTTCGGTGTAGTTGAGCAGGCCCTCCGCCATGCCGAACACCTGCTGCAGTACGGGGCCGAAGGCGTCCCGCGCCTGTGCGGCGTGCTCGGGCAGCAGCCGGGCGCCGCCGACCTGGAGCAGCCGCAGCGACGACAGGTCCGCGTCGCCCCATTCGGCAGCCGCCGTCCACATGCGGGCCGTGGGCGGTACCAGCGCGGTCGCGGTGACGCCTTCGCGCTCGATGAGGGCGAACGCCGCGTCCGGGTCGGGTTCGTCCGTGAGGACCGCCGTACCGCCCGCGTGCAGGGCACCGAGGACGCCGGGGCAGCCGAGGGCGAAGTTGTGGGCGACGGGGAGGGCGGCGAGGTAGACGGTCCCTGGTCCGAAGCCGCACAGGTCGGCGCTGGCGCGCACGTTGTAGGCGTAGTCGTCGTGGGTGCGCGGGATCAGTTTGGGCAGGCCGGTGGTGCCGCCCGAGACCAGCAGCAGCGCCACCTCGGAGGCGTCGTCGGGGGCAGGGGGCAGGTCGGGGGCGCCGGGGCCGTCCAGCGGGGTGTGGGCTCCGGGGTCGCCGGCCACCAGGACATGCCGGAGGTCGGGGCTCTCCTTGAGGACCTCGGCGGCGAGGTCACGGTGGTCGAAGCCCTGGTGGACGTCCGGGACGACGTACGCGACTGCCTGGGACAGCCGGCACAGGTGGACTATCTCGCTGCGGCGGTGCAGTGGCAGGGCGAGGACGGGGATCGCGCCGAGCCGCTGAAGGCCGAAGAAGACGGTGAAGAACTCGGGGACGTTCGGGAGTTGGAGCACGACCCGGTCCCCCGCCCGGACGCCGAGCCCGGCGAGTCGGCGGGCGACGCGCTCGGCCTCCCGGGCCAGCTGCGCGCGGTCCAGTCGCCGCGTGCCGCACACGAGCGCGGTGCGCCGCGGATGGGCCCGGACCCAGGCCCGCAGTAGCCGGTCGAACGTTTCTCCTCGCCAGTGGCCGGAGGCCCGGTACTGCGCGGCGAGGTCCTCGGGCCAGGGCGTACAGCCGTCCAGCACGTGAATCCCCCTCTGGTCGTATCCCGCTCGGCGGGGCTTGTCGATCCCGCTCGTCATACTGTAGTAAATGAATATCATTTTCAATAACTGATGCCATCGAGGCTGGTGAAGCAGTGTCAGAACCCGATCTCCTACGGTCGATCCGTCCCCTGCTGGCGGACTGGCTCGGTCCGGACGCCGAGCGGGTCGGCCCCCACGACAACCTCATCGAGCAGGGCCTGGACTCCATCCGCCTGATGACCGTGTCCGCGGCACTGCGCCGCGACGGCATACGTCTGCCCTTCGCGGCCCTCGCCCGGACGCCGACGCTGCACGCCTGGGCGGAACTGGCCGGCGAGCGGAGCAGCCCCTCGGACGAAACCGTCGAGGCTGAAACCGTCGAGGCCGACGCGGCCGGCGACGCCGACGAGACCTCCCCCTTCGACCTGGCCCTCATGCAGCACGCCTACTGGGTCGGCCGTGGCACGGAGCACGAACTGGGCGGTGTGGCCGCCCACTTCTACAACGAGTTCGACGGCGAGGGCGTGGACCCGCAACGACTGGAGCGTGCCGTACGCGCACTGCTGGCCCGCCACGCGCAACTGCGCGCCGTGTTCGCCGACGACGGACGCCAGCACACGCCGACCGCCTCCGCCTGGCCCGGCCTGCGGGTGCACGATCTGCGCGAGCTGCCCGAGGACGAGGTGGAGAGCCGCCTGGCGGACCTGCGGGACGAGTTGTCGCACCGCATGCTGCGGGTCGGCGCGGGCGAGGTCTTCGACGTGCAGCTGTCGCTGCTGCCGGGCGACCGCACCCGGGTCCACCTCAACCTCGACATGCTCGCGGCCGACGCGCTCAGCCTGCGCGTCCTCCTCGCCGACCTGGCGGTTCTCTACCGCGGTACCGACTCCCTCTCTCCCATCGGCTACAGCTACCGCCGCTACCTCGCGGACCGTGCCGTCTCCGCCGAGAGAGACCGCGACCGGGCGCGGGACGCGGCCTGGTGGGCCGCCCGGCTGCCGGATCTGCCCGGCGCGCCCGCGCTGCCCGTCGCGCAGGGGCCGGTACGACCGCGGGTCGCGCGGCGCCACCACTGGCTGCCCCCAGAGGCACGGGACGCCCTGTTCGCCCGCGCGCACCGGCACGGGGTCACCCCGGCGATGGCGCTGGCCACCGCGTACTGCGAGGTGCTGGCCGCCTGGAGCGCCGAGCACCGCTTCCTGCTGAACGTGCCGCTGTTCGACCGTGAGCCGCTGCATCCCGACGTGCCCCTGCTCGTGGGCGACTTCACCGGTTCCGTGCTGCTCACCGCCGACATGTCGGGCGAGGCAACCTTCCAGGACCGCGCCCGCTCCGTGCAGGAACGCTTCCTCGGGGACGCCGCGCACGCCTCGTACTCGGGTGTCGAGGTACTGCGCGATCTGAACCGCGCCCAGCGGGGTGGTGGGCGCGTGCTCGCACCGGTGGTGTTCACCAGTGCGCTGAACCTGGGCGAGCTGTTCTCCGAGGACGTCCGCGCCTGCTTCGGGCGCCCGGTGTGGATCATCTCCCAGGGCCCCCAGGTGTGGCTCGACGCCCAGGTCACGGAGCTGGACGGCGGACTGCTGGTCAACTGGGACGCACTGGAGCAGGCCTTCCCCGACGGGATGCTGGACGCGATGTTCGCCGCGTTCCGCACGCTGGTGGACTCCCTCGCCACCTCCGACACATCCTGGGGCGCACCCGTACCGGACCTGCTGCCCGAGTCCCAGCGAGCAGCACGCGCGCGTGCCAACGCCACCGACGGACCCCGCAGCGGACTGCTCCTGCACGAGGACTTCCTGAGCCGCGCCGAACAAGCACCCGACCGGCCCGCACTGCTCTGGGGCACGGACGGCGTCCTCACCTACGGCGAACTCGCCGACCGGGCACGGCGCATCGCCGCCGCACTGGCAGCGCAGGCGATAGGCCCCGGCGATCGGGTCGCCGTCTGTCTGCCCAAGGGGCCCGAGCAGATCGCCGCCGTGCTGGGCGTGCTGACCACGGGCGCCGCGTACGTACCCGTGGGGCGCGACCAT
It encodes:
- a CDS encoding SDR family oxidoreductase gives rise to the protein MDRFEQNEKAPVTGGICLLTAVSPRRDEGNSPTGIVGRCLARQLLAMGRHVRVMAETDQCGGWPDTVEVVEASITRPLECARAFDGVGAVFLAGARASTVQDALTLAREASVGKVVLLSSHGPEYEEANPPEHSGLAWTHIRPSAVMGAVLEGTYPATGSDWPDTVRADGVVREAFLNQGHYPFIHEEDLAAVVAAALISDDYTGTVVEAVGPPLSTRSRVRSIATALGRDIDTVDLAPDQSRAIWRRLGWPDGAIDVTLYALEEYGAHFAELVQWTLDQRPSVQDIIGRPLRTYDDWVSENVDSFR
- a CDS encoding (2,3-dihydroxybenzoyl)adenylate synthase; amino-acid sequence: MLDGCTPWPEDLAAQYRASGHWRGETFDRLLRAWVRAHPRRTALVCGTRRLDRAQLAREAERVARRLAGLGVRAGDRVVLQLPNVPEFFTVFFGLQRLGAIPVLALPLHRRSEIVHLCRLSQAVAYVVPDVHQGFDHRDLAAEVLKESPDLRHVLVAGDPGAHTPLDGPGAPDLPPAPDDASEVALLLVSGGTTGLPKLIPRTHDDYAYNVRASADLCGFGPGTVYLAALPVAHNFALGCPGVLGALHAGGTAVLTDEPDPDAAFALIEREGVTATALVPPTARMWTAAAEWGDADLSSLRLLQVGGARLLPEHAAQARDAFGPVLQQVFGMAEGLLNYTEPDAPEEIVLHTQGRPLSPDDEIRVVDEYDRDVPPGATGRLLTRGPYTLRGYYRAGEHNATAFTADGYYRTGDLVRRTPTGHLVVEGRVKEQINRGGDKVAAAEVEEQLVHHPAVLDTAVVPVPDDLLGERTCAFVVPAPGADAPGRGELAAFLRERGLAPYKIPDRVEALEALPVTAVGKTDKKALTELARELKGSPRA
- a CDS encoding salicylate synthase, coding for MTGTWSSWADALPAPGPAQIVEAPHDPAEAAVRLARAGLGGEYVVYERAGAWTYAAGPAATVTLDAHQVTAHCGSRSLTQPLDHQAPLEQIAAALAHLPHRDWRAYGWAAFELAHLLHSDTGDPGQDPLLHLMLPVTEVELTPGTARIRTADPEHVPLIAKALSRPAEEAGESPADAEGLVGFGTGSYQNAVARTVADIRAGHLQKAVLSRPLPLPEHLSPDLAATYLAGRRANTPARSFLLDLGGWRAAGFSPETVVEVDGSSRRVSTQPLAGTRALATDPGETARLRADLLGDPKEIHEHALSVRLAVDEVSEVCGRDAVVVEEFMTVRERGSVQHLASRVTGRLADDRSPWAAFAALFPAITATGCPKPGALRAIGRYEGEPRGLYAGAVFTADADGDLDAALVLRTVFQRNGRSWLRAGAGVMGQSTPEREWEETCEKLRSVAPHLRVARPEPPVASR